The Sebastes fasciatus isolate fSebFas1 chromosome 13, fSebFas1.pri, whole genome shotgun sequence genome includes a region encoding these proteins:
- the LOC141780375 gene encoding bMERB domain-containing protein 1 produces MDKERRSSKQYGSLDKTQVDEGKENPAEDVISMADSTITIEDIEGELCKIERIRDILVRRESELRYMMDDIQLCKEITRLKTELQKLVSIPDKDKSKEDREKEEELLQQINKLVETRDFLVDDVEFERLREREEDGEMAAFLQSKFPKTLAPKGALVDQKVVSKSQQTSSPFLTKTGLTLLKDCCGFTCSIM; encoded by the exons ATGGACAAAGAGAGAAGATCCTCTAAGCAGTACGGCTCTCTGGACAAGACGCAGGTGGACGAAGGGAAGGAGAATCCAG CGGAGGATGTAATTTCGATGGCTGACTCCACGATCACAATCGAGGACATCGAAGGAGAGCTGTGCAAGATTGAGCGGATAAGAGACATCCTGGTACGGAGGGAATCAGAGCTGAGATACAT GATGGACGACATTCAGCTCTGCAAAGAAATCACAAGGCTGAAGACGGAGCTGCAGAAACTCGTCTCAATTCCAG ACAAGGACAAGTCCAAGGAGGACAGGGAGAAGGAAgaagagctgctgcagcagatCAACAAGCTGGTGGAGACCAGAGACTTCCTGGTGGATGATGTGGAGTTTGAACGGCTGAG ggaaagagaggaagacggAGAAATGGCAGCCTTCTTACAGTCCAAATTTCCCAAGACATTGGCTCCAAAAG GTGCTTTGGTGGATCAAAAGGTGGTGTCCAAATCCCAGCAGACATCCTCGCCATTTCTCACTAAAACTGGACTCACACTACTGAAAGACTGCTGCGGCTTCACCTGCTCCATCATGTAG
- the mfsd6l gene encoding major facilitator superfamily domain-containing protein 6-like: protein MKRNKQIDVRRALALAGAFNFLCSCARACLLPFLTLYFRQLGLTAAMTGVVMGTKHLEALVWSPVASLLSKHYDKRRAVINVSLVCSAAAALVLLLIPPTDVHTQTCNVSDLSGGDLLRSSVAPSASSARTNISATPVSQSGVTLPAKTLADTKSAPVSTSKSALDQHDTSHPPPSQESVSAAVHDSAGEPKTSSLAAPARNKRSKEGDKIREEEGKEGRYEFLGSLKAMDTQHQLFFLILIIVSAWEAMSAPLEWTADDGLYEYLDFADAADRYSGTRVWGLLGAACGVGGAGLLVSQLRCLIAGQTPRSAAHFYCYAALAALTLPVAAYLPLYLNKKRDRANGLLKAVQLVRGSPRALLCAVTTLLVGAAGSAVDNFLLWQMQDHGSGELHMGLSLALALLSQAAFPILLAGRVSKLLSPGRVLAVAAASLGLQCVYYSFLWGPWAALPAQVLSCFSSGALWWAVKVQCEEVATPGAERSVTRVYSALSLHLGSGLGSFAGGFVVQRFGLAWLFRGAAAVMTVWCVCLPLLQWKAPRQHRINYSRLLAADASEASDSESEQERDWLEKAMEDDRSNNNHGRRVNH, encoded by the coding sequence ATGAAGAGGAACAAGCAGATAGACGTCAGGCGAGCCCTCGCTCTGGCCGGAGCCTTCAACTTCCTGTGCTCCTGCGCTAGAGCCtgcctcctccccttcctcacCCTGTACTTCAGACAGCTGGGCCTGACCGCCGCCATGACAGGCGTCGTCATGGGTACCAAGCACCTCGAAGCGCTGGTCTGGAGCCCCGTGGCGAGCCTGCTCTCCAAACACTATGACAAGAGGCGGGCGGTGATAAACGTCTCTCTCGTGTGTTCGGCGGCGGCggctctggttctgctgctcaTCCCGCCCACAGATGTGCACACGCAGACCTGTAACGTGTCTGATCTGAGCGGCGGTGACCTGCTCAGGAGCAGCGTTGCACCTTCAGCATCATCAGCTAGAACTAATATCAGCGCAACTCCTGTTTCTCAGTCTGGTGTCACTTTACCTGCAAAGACGCTCGCTGATACGAAATCTGCTCCTGTTTCGACGAGCAAATCTGCGCTCGATCAGCATGACACATCCCATCCTCCGCCGTCACAAGAGAGTGTATCAGCGGCGGTTCACGACAGTGCTGGAGAACCAAAGACCAGCTCTTTGGCGGCTCCAGCGAGGAACAAGAGGTCCAAAGAAGGAGACAAgataagagaggaagaggggaaaGAGGGCCGTTATGAATTTCTGGGCAGCCTGAAGGCGATGGACACTCAACACCAGCTCTTCTTCTTGATCCTCATCATTGTGTCGGCGTGGGAGGCGATGTCAGCCCCTCTGGAGTGGACGGCAGACGACGGCCTGTACGAGTATCTAGACTTCGCGGATGCTGCGGACCGCTACAGCGGCACCAGGGTGTGGGGCTTACTCGGAGCGGCGTGTGGCGTCGGAGGAGCGGGTTTGCTGGTCAGCCAGTTACGCTGTCTCATAGCTGGTCAGACCCCCAGGAGCGCGGCGCATTTCTACTGCTACGCCGCTCTGGCAGCTCTGACCCTGCCCGTGGCGGCCTACCTCCCTCTGTACCTGAACAAGAAGCGAGATCGAGCCAACGGGCTCCTTAAGGCCGTGCAGCTGGTGCGCGGCTCCCCCCGCGCTCTGCTGTGCGCCGTCACCACCCTGCTGGTCGGGGCAGCGGGCTCGGCCGTGGATAACTTCCTTCTGTGGCAGATGCAGGATCACGGGAGCGGCGAGCTGCACATGGGGCTGTCTCTGGCCCTCGCTCTGCTCTCGCAGGCCGCCTTCCCGATTCTGCTGGCCGGCCGGGTGTCCAAGCTGCTCAGCCCGGGAAGGGTGCTCGCCGTGGCGGCTGCGAGTCTCGGGTTGCAGTGCGTCTATTACTCCTTCCTCTGGGGACCGTGGGCAGCGCTGCCCGCTCAGGTGTTGAGCTGTTTCAGCAGCGGGGCCCTCTGGTGGGCTGTGAAGGTCCAGTGCGAGGAGGTCGCCACGCCAGGGGCAGAGAGGAGCGTGACGAGGGTCTACAGTGCTCTTTCTCTGCACCTGGGGAGCGGGCTGGGGAGCTTTGCCGGAGGGTTCGTGGTCCAGAGGTTTGGGCTGGCGTGGCTGTTCAGAGGAGCGGCAGCGGTTATGacggtgtggtgtgtgtgtctgcctctGCTCCAGTGGAAAGCCCCCCGCCAGCACAGGATTAACTATTCTCGCCTTTTGGCGGCTGATGCAAGTGAAGCCAGTGACTCTGAGTCAGAACAGGAGAGAGACTGGCTTGAAAAAGCAATGGAAGACGACAGAAGCAATAACAACCATGGAAGGAGGGTAAACCACTGA